A part of Pristiophorus japonicus isolate sPriJap1 chromosome 15, sPriJap1.hap1, whole genome shotgun sequence genomic DNA contains:
- the LOC139281156 gene encoding cytoglobin-2-like isoform X2 translates to MCNLTSIWAIEWVIILFTDHPETKKYFKTFKSISTQEEMQKSAQIKRHGKAVMNELNKIIENLGDWNAACDILTTMAERHVHVHKVEVNNFQIIFAVIIKIMEESLGTIFTPEIRESWLKYFNILYNYLADCYRNLEAAS, encoded by the exons ATTGTTCACAGATCATCCTGAAACAAAGAAGTACTTCAAGACTTTTAAGAGCATATCAACCCAGGAAGAAATGCAAAAGTCAGCTCAGATCAAAAGACATGGTAAGGCAGTGATGAACGAGCTGAACAAGATCATTGAGAACCTGGGTGATTGGAATGCAGCCTGTGACATTCTGACAACCATGGCAGAAAGGCATGTTCATGTGCATAAAGTAGAAGTGAACAACTTTCAG ATTATATTTGCCGTAATCATCAAGATCATGGAAGAGTCACTGGGGACCATCTTTACACCAGAGATCCGTGAATCCTGGCTGAAGTACTTCAATATACTTTACAATTATCTCGCAGATTGCTACAGGAACCTTGAAGCTGCTTCCTAG